A window of Hevea brasiliensis isolate MT/VB/25A 57/8 chromosome 14, ASM3005281v1, whole genome shotgun sequence contains these coding sequences:
- the LOC110635164 gene encoding protein ACCELERATED CELL DEATH 6-like: MAECQDLLEIQLASETNNQPKQKHIITFMDRKWYNAAAEGRINQFKDYTEPLDLLRTANKNTVLHVHITAVKKETEESIEFVKLVISKCSSLLVEPNIKGETPLHIAARFGHKNIVECLVDNIKKAQHEDLERGAEASISEKMLKTTSPDEDTALHEAVRNNHPQVVETLIRENPEFANIANAAGESPLYLAAVRENNSIASKILEICPSPAYIGPKGRTALHEAVISKDKDLTRKILDKNNSLTKEQDKKGWTPLHYASYFNLIPIVEMLLADDNKSAAYIGDNHERKPLHIAIICGKSHLKVMKKIMSDCPDCCELTDNRGRNILHFAVESGSFKGVQIITEEPSLANLINQKDKEGNTPVHLVAAFGFEECSLTEHHLVDIKAVNNKNLTALDVVLERKDESYEPLGFTERDLRRVGYKRGRPLVQLKEREQAKIDDKFISELKKASKSHQIVATLIATVTFTAGFTLPGGYNQDGHDEGTAILTRRSAFKTFLITDTLALAFSISVMLIHFLLTLSRNKRKFFFLFFWAFVFTIVAMMLMMVAFMAAVYAVMPHSSSGLRAAIWVIGSCLALLCFYMLKVTLPEI; the protein is encoded by the exons ATGGCGGAATGCCAAGATTTGCTAGAAATTCAATTAGCATCTGAGACCAATAATCAGCCCAAACAAAAACACATCATCACTTTCATGGATCGTAAATGGTACAATGCTGCAGCTGAAGGCCGAATTAACCAATTCAAAGATTACACAGAGCCTCTAGATCTTTTGCGTACTGCAAACAAAAATACAGTCCTACATGTTCATATCACAGCAGTGAAAAAGGAAACGGAAGAATCCATTGAATTTGTGAAACTAGTTATCAGCAAGTGTTCATCGCTGCTAGTTGAGCCCAATATCAAAGGCGAAACTCCTCTGCACATTGCAGCAAGGTTCGGTCATAAAAATATAGTGGAATGTCTTGTTGACAACATCAAGAAGGCTCAACACGAAGACCTTGAGAGAGGTGCAGAGGCGTCAATAAGTGAGAAGATGCTGAAGACGACAAGCCCAGATGAAGACACAGCCTTACATGAGGCTGTGAGAAATAATCATCCTCAAGTGGTGGAGACATTGATTAGAGAAAATCCTGAATTTGCGAACATAGCTAATGCCGCCGGAGAAAGCCCGCTTTACCTTGCTGCAGTGAGGGAGAACAATAGCATAGCTTCTAAGATATTGGAGATATGTCCCTCTCCCGCATACATCGGTCCCAAGGGTAGAACAGCTTTGCACGAAGCTGTGATAAGTAAAGATAAAG ATTTGACAAGAAAAATACTGGACAAAAACAACAGTCTGACCAAAGAACAAGACAAAAAAGGATGGACTCCGCTGCATTATGCTTCCTACTTCAATCTTATTCCAATTGTGGAAATGTTACTAGCAGATGATAATAAATCTGCAGCCTATATTGGCGATAATCATGAAAGGAAACCTCTTCATATTGCAATTATCTGTGGCAAAAGCCATTTAAAGGTGATGAAAAAAATTATGTCAGATTGCCCAGATTGCTGCGAGCTGACTGACAATAGAGGCCGGAATATTCTCCATTTTGCGGTGGAAAGCGGCAGTTTTAAAGGAGTGCAAATTATTACTGAAGAACCTTCCCTGGCCAACCTAATTAATCAGAAAGATAAAGAAGGGAACACTCCAGTCCATCTAGTCGCTGCTTTTGGCTTTGAAGAATGTAGTCTTACAGAACACCACCTAGTTGATATAAAGGCCGTCAACAATAAAAATTTAACCGCTCTGGACGTGGTGCTCGAAAGAAAGGATGAAAGCTACGAGCCATTA GGATTTACAGAAAGAGACCTAAGGCGGGTGGGATATAAACGAGGTCGGCCTTTAGTCCAGCTGAAAGAAAGAGAACAAGCTAAAATCGACGATAAGTTCATCTCTGAACTCAAGAAAGCGAGTAAATCCCATCAGATAGTAGCCACCCTCATAGCAACAGTAACTTTTACGGCAGGTTTCACCTTACCTGGCGGTTACAATCAAGATGGCCATGACGAAGGAACAGCAATTTTAACTAGAAGATCAGCCTTCAAAACTTTCCTTATAACCGACACCCTGGCGTTGGCCTTCTCCATTTCCGTTATGCTTATCCACTTCTTGTTGACACTGTCACGAAACAAGAGAAAGTTCTTTTTTCTGTTCTTTTGGGCATTTGTTTTCACTATTGTTGCTATGATGTTAATGATGGTGGCATTCATGGCTGCTGTGTATGCCGTGATGCCGCACTCCTCATCAGGTCTTAGGGCTGCCATTTGGGTCATCGGAAGTTGTTTAGCCTTATTGTGTTTCTACATGCTCAAGGTTACGTTGCCTGAAATTTGA